A single genomic interval of Koleobacter methoxysyntrophicus harbors:
- a CDS encoding FliA/WhiG family RNA polymerase sigma factor — translation MLSETIKDIWIEYKKTGDKALREKLILKYAPLVKVIAGRIAVNSSKTEFEDILSYGIFGLIDAIDKFCIDRGVKFETYAYSRIKGAIIDGIRQNNWVPRTIMDKINMIQKEINNLQKKLRRGPTDEEICQALNISMDEYNRIIQEVSKKNILSLDEIIDKGDIRAEISSNNTFCHPEYVAERSELKLNLAKAINELPDKEKLVIALYYYEGLTIKEISEVLGVSESRVSQLHTKAILRLRGRLSRKKHLFVEG, via the coding sequence ATGTTAAGCGAAACAATAAAAGACATATGGATTGAATACAAAAAAACAGGTGATAAAGCTCTCAGGGAAAAATTAATACTAAAGTATGCACCCCTTGTTAAAGTGATAGCAGGAAGAATAGCAGTAAATTCATCAAAAACCGAATTTGAAGATATACTAAGCTATGGTATTTTTGGGTTAATTGATGCTATAGATAAATTCTGCATAGATCGGGGCGTAAAGTTTGAGACATATGCTTACTCAAGGATAAAAGGGGCTATCATTGATGGAATAAGACAAAATAACTGGGTACCAAGGACTATTATGGATAAAATAAATATGATTCAAAAGGAAATAAATAACTTACAGAAAAAATTGAGGAGAGGGCCTACTGATGAAGAGATTTGCCAGGCCCTAAATATTTCTATGGATGAATACAATAGAATTATCCAGGAGGTTTCGAAAAAAAATATTTTGTCTTTGGATGAAATAATAGATAAAGGGGATATAAGGGCAGAAATATCATCCAATAATACCTTTTGTCATCCCGAATATGTGGCAGAACGATCTGAACTAAAATTAAATTTGGCAAAAGCAATCAATGAGCTCCCGGATAAAGAGAAACTTGTCATTGCTTTATATTACTATGAAGGGTTAACTATAAAAGAAATTTCCGAGGTTTTAGGTGTTAGTGAATCAAGGGTTTCACAGCTTCATACCAAAGCAATCCTAAGATTAAGAGGAAGGTTAAGCAGGAAGAAACACTTATTTGTAGAGGGGTGA
- a CDS encoding FapA family protein encodes MSDYVIVEGSSIRDAIEKALEKLNCSRDEVNYQVLEHRASGFLGLGEKHVKLKVWKKLHIKEREEQEEVEKNREKLAEAEAISEKLDGYFTIDYRSDGVFLKIVPPKGDGAEVAFDDIKSYIVNKHIKDVDFNKVREAVEENFYEEIKIAEAQEEYKEDAKFEVEITKDKMKAYGILIPPAGGGKWLNEDEALSIIKEKGIVHGVKIDVVNRLIQKKQCNERFLIAEGDYPVHGKDAEIKFYFERNKKNVPVLLEDGRVDFRNLNLIENVTKGKLLASKIPVEKGVPGKNVFGEEIPPKEGRDFNLPVGKNVEVSEDGLNCFAGIDGQVLYIGGKINVYPVFEVAGDVDTSTGNIDFLGSVIVRGSVREGFKVKAEGDVEVYGTVEGAEIIAGGNIVLYRGIQGRDKGLLRAQGNIFAKYIEHSKIEAKGDVVAGDAIMHSIVNAGKRVEVGGKKGLIVGGIVRAGDEISAKTIGSSMATTTIIEVGINPIIKQNYLKTKEKLDRLEKDYIKTKEAVELLKKLESVGKLTHDKKYMLEKLYNTLNHLEKQLELSKKEIDIMREEVDEIDKGRVKALNKIFPGVSVTIGSATMKVRDDLVNVLLFKADEQIKIGSCV; translated from the coding sequence ATGTCCGATTACGTAATTGTAGAAGGGAGTAGTATAAGGGACGCAATTGAAAAGGCACTTGAAAAATTAAATTGTTCCAGGGATGAAGTGAATTACCAGGTTCTGGAACATCGAGCCTCAGGTTTTTTGGGTTTAGGGGAAAAACACGTAAAATTGAAAGTTTGGAAAAAACTCCATATTAAAGAAAGAGAAGAACAGGAAGAGGTAGAAAAAAACAGGGAAAAGTTAGCTGAAGCAGAAGCAATTTCAGAAAAGTTAGATGGATATTTTACTATTGATTATAGGAGTGATGGCGTTTTTTTGAAGATTGTACCACCTAAAGGTGATGGGGCAGAAGTCGCATTTGATGATATAAAATCCTACATAGTTAATAAACATATAAAAGATGTTGATTTTAATAAAGTTCGAGAAGCAGTTGAAGAAAATTTTTACGAAGAAATAAAAATAGCAGAAGCCCAAGAAGAGTACAAAGAAGATGCGAAATTTGAAGTTGAGATTACCAAAGATAAGATGAAGGCTTATGGCATATTAATTCCCCCTGCTGGAGGAGGGAAATGGTTGAATGAAGATGAAGCATTATCCATCATAAAAGAAAAAGGTATAGTTCACGGGGTCAAAATCGATGTTGTTAACCGACTAATACAAAAGAAACAGTGCAATGAGCGTTTCCTTATAGCAGAAGGGGATTATCCTGTGCATGGGAAGGATGCGGAAATAAAGTTTTACTTTGAAAGGAATAAGAAGAATGTACCTGTTCTATTAGAAGATGGTAGGGTTGATTTTAGGAACCTTAATCTGATTGAAAATGTGACAAAGGGCAAATTACTGGCATCAAAGATTCCTGTGGAAAAAGGGGTACCGGGTAAAAATGTTTTTGGAGAAGAGATCCCGCCAAAAGAAGGACGAGATTTTAATCTGCCGGTAGGGAAAAACGTAGAAGTATCTGAAGATGGTTTGAATTGTTTTGCAGGGATAGATGGTCAGGTACTGTATATCGGAGGGAAAATTAATGTATATCCGGTATTTGAAGTAGCCGGGGACGTAGATACATCAACGGGGAATATCGATTTTTTAGGGAGTGTAATAGTAAGAGGCAGTGTTAGGGAAGGATTTAAGGTCAAAGCAGAAGGGGATGTAGAAGTATACGGAACCGTTGAAGGAGCTGAAATAATTGCAGGCGGTAATATAGTTTTATATAGAGGAATTCAGGGCAGAGATAAGGGGCTGCTGCGGGCTCAGGGGAACATCTTTGCTAAATATATTGAACACAGTAAAATAGAAGCAAAGGGTGATGTTGTTGCTGGAGATGCAATTATGCACAGCATCGTGAATGCCGGTAAACGGGTTGAAGTAGGAGGTAAAAAAGGCCTTATTGTTGGGGGCATAGTTAGGGCAGGAGACGAGATTTCTGCAAAAACGATAGGTTCCTCAATGGCAACAACAACAATTATTGAGGTAGGTATTAACCCCATTATAAAGCAGAACTATTTAAAAACAAAGGAAAAGTTAGATAGACTTGAAAAAGATTATATTAAAACGAAAGAAGCTGTAGAATTGTTAAAGAAATTGGAAAGCGTTGGGAAATTAACCCACGATAAAAAATATATGTTAGAAAAGCTCTATAATACACTAAATCATCTGGAAAAACAGCTGGAATTATCGAAAAAAGAGATCGATATTATGAGGGAGGAAGTAGATGAAATTGATAAAGGAAGAGTAAAAGCCCTAAATAAAATATTCCCGGGAGTTAGTGTTACTATTGGAAGCGCGACAATGAAAGTAAGGGATGACCTTGTAAATGTATTGCTTTTTAAAGCGGATGAACAGATAAAAATTGGTTCGTGCGTTTAG
- a CDS encoding DUF6115 domain-containing protein — MGIISKKLKEIEYKRMGIKKHQEEFEDFLKLVREIMDEYNAVFDFLISDLEKKIKKVDEIQMNFRNIEDMFELYQERSAAFFNKQKNEPRKEDDFKQLEKKEYKKVFELAREGLDITEIAKKVDIGKGEVSLLLNLKQKNRDKFTK; from the coding sequence TTGGGTATTATATCGAAAAAATTAAAAGAAATTGAATATAAGCGAATGGGTATAAAGAAACACCAGGAAGAATTTGAAGATTTCCTGAAACTTGTCAGGGAAATTATGGATGAATATAATGCTGTATTTGATTTTTTAATATCTGACTTAGAAAAAAAAATAAAAAAGGTCGACGAAATACAAATGAATTTCAGGAATATTGAAGATATGTTCGAGTTGTATCAAGAAAGATCAGCAGCTTTTTTTAACAAACAAAAGAACGAGCCAAGAAAAGAGGATGATTTTAAGCAATTAGAAAAAAAGGAATATAAAAAGGTTTTCGAGCTTGCCAGGGAGGGATTGGATATTACTGAAATAGCTAAAAAAGTGGATATAGGAAAGGGTGAAGTCAGCCTACTGTTAAACCTTAAGCAGAAAAATAGGGATAAATTTACTAAATGA
- a CDS encoding 1-deoxy-D-xylulose-5-phosphate reductoisomerase: MKKRVAVLGSTGSIGNQTLQVIRNLRDSFELIGLSGGDNLELLVKQIKEFRPKIVSIKSESNARKLKELFPDIQVEYGMEGLTSVACHDDVDIVVTALAGGIGLVPTYNAIKERKNIALANKETLVMAGNIIINEAKNNNVEILPVDSEHSAIFQCLNGNKRHQVNRIILTASGGPFRGLKKKDLSSVTPEKALKHPNWNMGKKISIDSATLMNKGLEVIEARWLFDINYDKIDVVIHPQSIIHSMVEFIDGSILAQMGETDMRVPIQYALTYPDRVFNTYHKLDLSKRDVLTFEQPDLETFPCLSLAYEAGRMGGTMTAVMNGANEEAVRMFLENKISFLEIPLVIERVMGKHILIKNPGISDVLEAEKWAKEEAYKYKH, from the coding sequence ATGAAAAAAAGGGTTGCAGTTTTAGGGTCAACAGGGTCTATAGGTAACCAAACCCTTCAGGTAATAAGGAATCTTCGAGATTCATTTGAATTAATAGGTTTGAGTGGCGGAGATAATCTTGAATTGCTCGTAAAACAGATTAAAGAGTTTAGACCAAAGATAGTTAGTATAAAATCAGAAAGTAACGCAAGAAAATTGAAGGAGCTGTTTCCAGATATACAGGTAGAATATGGAATGGAAGGCTTAACTTCGGTTGCCTGTCATGATGATGTAGATATTGTTGTTACTGCCCTTGCGGGAGGAATAGGGCTGGTTCCAACTTACAATGCTATAAAAGAGAGGAAAAATATAGCCCTAGCTAATAAGGAAACCTTGGTAATGGCGGGAAATATTATTATTAATGAAGCGAAAAACAACAATGTAGAAATTCTACCTGTAGACAGTGAACATTCTGCAATTTTTCAGTGTCTCAATGGTAATAAACGGCATCAAGTTAACAGGATAATTTTAACTGCATCTGGGGGGCCTTTCCGGGGATTAAAAAAGAAGGATTTAAGCTCTGTAACCCCTGAAAAAGCCTTAAAGCACCCTAACTGGAATATGGGGAAGAAAATATCTATCGATTCTGCAACCCTTATGAATAAAGGCCTAGAAGTGATTGAAGCGAGATGGCTTTTTGACATAAATTATGATAAAATTGATGTTGTAATACATCCCCAGAGCATTATTCATTCAATGGTTGAATTCATTGATGGTTCTATTTTAGCCCAAATGGGTGAAACTGATATGAGGGTCCCAATTCAATATGCCTTAACATATCCTGATAGGGTCTTCAATACCTATCATAAATTGGATTTATCTAAAAGGGATGTATTGACTTTTGAACAGCCGGATTTAGAAACCTTTCCGTGTTTATCTCTGGCTTATGAAGCGGGCCGTATGGGCGGTACAATGACTGCAGTTATGAATGGTGCCAATGAGGAAGCAGTTAGAATGTTTTTAGAAAATAAGATTTCTTTTTTAGAAATACCTTTAGTAATAGAACGGGTAATGGGGAAACATATATTAATTAAAAATCCAGGTATATCTGATGTTTTAGAGGCAGAAAAATGGGCAAAGGAAGAAGCTTATAAATACAAACATTAG
- a CDS encoding isoprenyl transferase: MKRGDINQYLDIHKMPSHIAIIMDGNGRWAQERGLPRVSGHKAGVNALKEIIIACSDLNIKVLSLYAFSTENWKRPKEEVNALMNLLVSSLKKEIDKLNENNIKIRVIGEKEGLPEKVQKEVIKAEERTKNNTGLILNIALNYGGRKEIIHSVKEVCKKVINNELTLDDIDENIFSQMLYTNGLPDPDLIIRPSGELRLSNFLLWQSAYSEFWFTPVYWPDFKKEHLIQAIIDYQKRNRRFGSIQTGVGE; the protein is encoded by the coding sequence ATGAAACGTGGAGACATAAATCAATATTTGGATATACATAAAATGCCGTCTCATATAGCTATTATCATGGACGGAAACGGAAGATGGGCACAAGAAAGGGGTCTGCCAAGGGTTTCCGGTCATAAAGCAGGGGTTAATGCATTAAAAGAAATAATCATAGCGTGTTCTGATTTAAACATAAAAGTGCTATCACTGTATGCTTTTTCGACTGAGAACTGGAAAAGGCCTAAAGAGGAAGTTAATGCCCTGATGAATTTATTAGTTAGTTCTCTAAAGAAAGAAATAGATAAGTTAAATGAAAATAATATTAAGATTAGGGTAATAGGAGAAAAAGAAGGTCTACCCGAGAAGGTCCAAAAAGAAGTTATCAAAGCAGAAGAAAGAACAAAAAATAATACAGGTTTGATTCTTAATATTGCTTTAAATTATGGGGGAAGGAAGGAAATTATCCACAGTGTTAAGGAAGTATGTAAAAAAGTAATTAATAATGAACTAACCCTTGATGATATCGATGAAAACATTTTTTCACAAATGTTATATACAAATGGGTTACCGGATCCTGACCTTATTATCCGACCCAGTGGAGAATTAAGATTAAGTAATTTTCTATTGTGGCAATCTGCATATTCGGAGTTTTGGTTTACCCCGGTATATTGGCCTGATTTTAAAAAGGAACATTTGATTCAAGCTATTATAGATTATCAAAAAAGGAACAGAAGGTTTGGCAGTATTCAAACCGGAGTGGGTGAATAA
- a CDS encoding phosphatidate cytidylyltransferase, producing the protein MSGVLGIVLLIIVINFTGKIPFFILVLITAILAVSEFFNAVFKDGIKKVIKLPVYILGSGLLITSVHYPNSLLISLFIILTFLLLCIIYIFTYNKLTFIEINYAFFGFVYIFGLISHMILLRSMNNGILLVWFALISVWVNDSFAYFIGSKYGRRRLRSNISPNKTIEGSIGGLAGSITVSVLFLRYYIIPQLPVITAIMIGLIIGILSQIGDLAASAIKRNAGIKDFGKLIPGHGGILDRIDSILFAAPTVYYILALFSRNFNSSF; encoded by the coding sequence ATGAGTGGGGTTCTAGGGATAGTTTTATTAATAATAGTAATAAATTTTACAGGGAAAATCCCTTTTTTTATATTAGTCTTAATCACAGCAATATTAGCTGTTAGTGAATTCTTCAATGCGGTATTTAAGGATGGAATAAAAAAAGTAATTAAATTACCAGTTTACATTTTAGGTTCTGGTTTACTAATTACATCTGTACATTATCCTAACAGCCTTTTAATTTCATTATTCATTATTCTAACCTTTTTATTGTTATGTATTATTTATATTTTTACATACAATAAATTAACTTTTATTGAAATTAATTATGCTTTCTTCGGCTTTGTTTATATTTTTGGCTTAATAAGCCATATGATATTATTAAGGTCCATGAATAATGGGATTCTTTTAGTTTGGTTTGCTCTTATTTCTGTATGGGTAAATGATTCCTTTGCATATTTTATAGGATCAAAATATGGCAGAAGACGGCTAAGATCAAATATTAGTCCCAATAAAACCATAGAAGGTTCAATAGGGGGCTTAGCGGGAAGTATAACCGTATCGGTCCTTTTTTTGAGATATTATATTATACCTCAATTGCCCGTTATCACTGCAATAATGATTGGACTTATCATCGGGATTTTATCCCAAATAGGAGATCTTGCAGCTTCAGCTATAAAGAGGAATGCAGGGATAAAAGATTTTGGAAAACTTATTCCAGGTCATGGTGGAATTTTAGATAGGATTGATAGTATATTATTTGCAGCTCCAACAGTTTATTACATATTAGCCCTTTTTTCTCGTAACTTTAATAGCTCGTTTTAA
- a CDS encoding chemotaxis protein CheD, with protein sequence MDVVRVGMADLRVVESPLILSTLGLGSCVGIILYDPIKKIAGLAHIMLPDSNNVSNNINKAKFADTAIIELINEMEKKGAKKERLVSKIAGGAQMFEFKGKTDLMRIGERNVEAVKKNLKKFNINLIAEDTGGNYGRTIEFDSNTGKLYIKTIGQGTKEI encoded by the coding sequence ATGGATGTCGTTAGAGTAGGGATGGCAGATCTTAGAGTTGTTGAAAGCCCCCTTATCCTGTCAACCCTTGGTTTAGGTTCTTGTGTTGGAATAATTTTGTATGACCCCATAAAAAAAATAGCAGGTCTTGCCCATATAATGCTGCCTGATAGCAATAATGTAAGTAATAACATCAATAAAGCAAAATTTGCAGATACAGCTATAATTGAATTAATAAATGAAATGGAAAAAAAAGGTGCAAAAAAGGAACGCTTGGTAAGCAAGATAGCCGGAGGGGCTCAGATGTTCGAATTTAAGGGCAAGACAGACTTGATGAGAATTGGAGAACGAAATGTAGAAGCTGTTAAAAAAAATTTAAAAAAATTTAATATAAATTTAATAGCGGAGGATACGGGCGGCAATTATGGCAGAACTATTGAATTCGATTCAAATACTGGAAAGCTGTATATAAAAACGATAGGCCAAGGAACCAAGGAGATATAG
- a CDS encoding IS1634 family transposase codes for MFLKKARKTYKGKVYETYALTESYRENGKVKHRHIANLGSLTKEQAQRIKLVLKAKQIEDVFVGHLSDVVAKEHYRFLDVAVLDDIWRQFDLDQYFAELPYAEAMAVNRCLDPKSKIQIQDWTQQTILPRLLRYDFSADSEYSIYRTLDKITDQEVELQKHVYRKCKQLGYTDEKAVFYDITSSYFEGTKCVLAFKGYSRDHRPDRLQITIALVVTPDGYPFYWRVMPGNTQDVTTVEDLLLILKERFGIEECLLVFDRGMVSQNNLEAIAEKKLTYISALDKDEVSGLGLMEAEFQSLVVDERYWRDNLLSLGFNLYDENLVYREHIKGKVRYILAFNRQAYQDQQQNRQERLQKAESYLAACNNELKHAQKSRNREATARRIENKLRKWNMHKVFIWELEPIAITKRGTGQKIDSFRVVYTINEDKLKQQASLDGIMCFVTNEPTDKLPACQVIRYYRRKSKVEDAFRELKDHLHLRPFFLSREKRVRAHVTICVLGYLLLNALEEKLQQQHYQCSAATALEILGKCLLNRIGFKNSESYAESITEVTTQQLEILRKLGFEYLISKKYLNQILEHSTK; via the coding sequence ATGTTCCTTAAAAAAGCCAGAAAAACTTATAAAGGTAAGGTTTATGAAACTTATGCTTTAACCGAATCTTATCGAGAAAACGGTAAAGTAAAACACCGTCATATCGCAAATCTGGGTTCCTTGACTAAAGAACAAGCCCAGCGTATTAAACTTGTGCTTAAGGCAAAACAAATTGAAGATGTCTTCGTTGGTCATTTGTCTGATGTAGTAGCCAAAGAGCATTATCGTTTTCTTGATGTTGCTGTGCTTGATGATATTTGGCGGCAGTTTGATTTAGATCAATACTTTGCCGAACTGCCATATGCCGAAGCTATGGCTGTTAATCGTTGTTTGGATCCCAAAAGCAAAATTCAAATTCAAGACTGGACACAGCAGACCATTCTACCCCGTTTATTGAGATACGACTTTAGTGCTGACAGTGAATATAGCATCTACCGTACTCTGGATAAAATCACTGACCAAGAAGTAGAGTTGCAGAAACATGTTTATCGAAAATGCAAGCAGTTAGGTTATACTGACGAAAAGGCTGTCTTTTACGATATTACCTCCAGCTATTTTGAGGGAACAAAATGTGTTTTGGCTTTTAAGGGTTATTCTCGCGATCATCGGCCTGACAGACTTCAAATTACTATCGCTCTGGTGGTCACACCGGATGGCTACCCTTTTTACTGGCGGGTGATGCCGGGTAATACCCAGGATGTTACCACGGTAGAAGATTTATTACTGATTCTTAAAGAACGTTTTGGGATTGAAGAATGTTTATTAGTATTTGACCGTGGTATGGTTTCCCAAAATAACCTCGAAGCCATTGCGGAAAAGAAACTCACTTATATTTCTGCCCTTGATAAAGATGAGGTGTCCGGTCTTGGGCTTATGGAAGCCGAATTTCAAAGTCTGGTGGTAGATGAACGTTACTGGCGAGATAACCTTTTATCCCTCGGTTTTAATCTCTATGACGAAAACCTTGTTTACCGTGAACACATTAAAGGTAAGGTGCGATATATCCTGGCCTTTAACCGTCAAGCATATCAGGACCAACAGCAAAACAGGCAGGAACGTTTGCAAAAAGCGGAATCATATTTAGCAGCTTGCAACAATGAACTCAAACATGCCCAAAAGAGCCGGAACAGAGAAGCAACAGCACGCAGGATAGAAAACAAGCTCAGAAAATGGAATATGCATAAAGTATTTATTTGGGAACTGGAGCCTATTGCTATTACTAAAAGAGGCACCGGACAAAAGATTGACTCCTTTCGAGTAGTTTACACCATTAATGAAGACAAACTCAAACAACAGGCGAGCCTGGATGGAATTATGTGCTTTGTAACCAATGAGCCCACAGATAAGCTTCCTGCCTGCCAGGTAATCCGATATTACCGGCGTAAAAGCAAAGTGGAAGATGCCTTTCGAGAACTCAAGGATCACCTCCATTTGAGGCCATTTTTCTTGAGCCGTGAAAAAAGAGTCAGGGCCCATGTCACCATCTGTGTGCTGGGATACCTTCTGCTAAATGCATTAGAAGAAAAACTACAACAACAACACTATCAATGCAGTGCAGCAACTGCTCTGGAAATATTGGGCAAGTGCCTTTTGAATCGTATCGGGTTTAAAAACAGTGAATCGTATGCAGAAAGTATTACTGAAGTCACCACACAGCAACTGGAGATCCTGAGGAAGTTAGGTTTTGAATATCTCATTTCTAAAAAGTATTTAAATCAAATACTGGAACATTCTACCAAGTAG
- the rpsB gene encoding 30S ribosomal protein S2 — protein sequence MSIISMKQLLEAGVHFGHQTRRWNPKMAEYIFTERNGIYIIDLQKTVKKVEEAYQFIKDVAAQGESVLFVGTKKQAQESIKEEAERCGMFYVNQRWLGGMLTNFKTIRERIERLHELERMREEGLYEVLPKKEVIKLNHEEEKLQKFLGGIKNMTKLPGALFVVDPRKEKIAVAEARKLGIPIVAIVDTNCDPDEVDYVIPGNDDAIRAVKLLAEKMADAVLEGKQGEQFSEEQI from the coding sequence ATGTCTATAATTTCGATGAAGCAGCTTCTTGAAGCGGGGGTCCATTTTGGACATCAAACAAGAAGATGGAATCCCAAAATGGCAGAGTATATTTTTACTGAAAGAAACGGTATTTATATTATTGATCTACAGAAGACTGTAAAAAAAGTAGAAGAAGCTTACCAGTTTATTAAAGATGTGGCTGCTCAAGGGGAATCCGTATTGTTTGTTGGAACCAAGAAACAGGCTCAGGAGTCAATCAAAGAAGAAGCTGAAAGGTGTGGAATGTTTTACGTAAATCAACGATGGTTAGGTGGGATGCTTACCAATTTTAAAACCATCAGAGAGCGCATAGAAAGATTGCATGAATTAGAGCGTATGAGGGAAGAAGGTCTTTATGAGGTCCTTCCTAAAAAGGAAGTAATCAAACTCAATCATGAGGAAGAAAAGTTGCAAAAGTTTCTCGGCGGAATTAAAAATATGACAAAACTCCCCGGAGCCCTGTTTGTTGTTGACCCCAGGAAGGAAAAAATTGCTGTTGCGGAAGCAAGGAAATTAGGAATTCCCATCGTTGCTATTGTAGATACTAACTGTGACCCTGATGAGGTCGATTACGTTATTCCGGGAAATGACGATGCTATCAGGGCCGTTAAACTCCTTGCAGAAAAAATGGCAGATGCTGTTTTGGAAGGCAAGCAAGGGGAACAGTTTTCAGAAGAACAAATATAA
- the frr gene encoding ribosome recycling factor — translation MKEIYKDAESRMKKAISIFKSELATLRAGRATPALVEKINIDYYGVSTPLNQLANISAPEPRLLVIQPWDPKAIGDIEKAILKSDLGITPNNDGKVIRLVIPQLTEERRHELVKIVRKKAEECKVAIRGIRRDSNETLKSLEKDGEISEDDYHRAQEEVQKITDNHIKEVDNILEAKEKEIMEV, via the coding sequence ATGAAAGAAATTTACAAAGATGCCGAAAGCAGGATGAAAAAAGCCATCAGCATCTTTAAATCCGAATTAGCTACTTTAAGGGCTGGGAGAGCTACACCGGCGTTAGTTGAAAAGATCAATATCGACTATTACGGGGTTTCTACACCTTTAAACCAATTGGCAAATATTTCAGCACCCGAACCGAGATTATTAGTAATTCAACCGTGGGACCCTAAAGCTATTGGCGACATTGAAAAGGCTATACTCAAATCAGATTTGGGAATAACTCCAAATAATGATGGCAAGGTAATTCGCTTGGTAATTCCTCAATTAACAGAGGAAAGAAGACATGAATTAGTTAAAATTGTACGGAAGAAAGCTGAAGAATGTAAGGTGGCAATAAGGGGTATAAGAAGGGATTCAAATGAAACCCTCAAATCGTTGGAAAAAGACGGAGAAATATCTGAAGATGATTATCATAGAGCTCAAGAAGAAGTTCAGAAAATTACTGATAATCATATAAAAGAAGTTGATAACATTCTTGAAGCCAAAGAAAAAGAGATAATGGAGGTTTAA
- the pyrH gene encoding UMP kinase, whose protein sequence is MQKPIFKRIILKISGEALAGKKGFGIDPDTINSIAHQIMEIRQSGVEVAVVVGGGNIWRGRSSKDMDRATADYMGMLATVINALALQDALEKRDVPTRVQTAIEMRQIAEPYIRRKAIRHLEKGRVVIFAGGTGNPFFSTDTTAALRAAEIDAEVILLAKRVDGVYDSDPEKNPDAKKFSDLEYIDVLNKGLGVMDSTATSLCMDNKIPLIVFGINEEGNIKKVVMGDKIGTYVKGESK, encoded by the coding sequence ATGCAAAAACCCATTTTCAAAAGAATAATTTTAAAGATAAGCGGTGAAGCCCTTGCAGGGAAAAAAGGATTCGGGATAGATCCTGATACAATCAATTCTATTGCCCATCAGATTATGGAAATAAGGCAGTCTGGAGTAGAAGTAGCGGTTGTAGTAGGTGGAGGAAATATATGGAGGGGTAGAAGTTCGAAAGATATGGACAGGGCCACTGCGGATTATATGGGAATGCTGGCAACTGTTATAAATGCGCTGGCCCTTCAAGATGCTCTGGAAAAAAGAGATGTTCCTACACGTGTACAAACAGCAATTGAAATGAGGCAAATAGCAGAACCGTATATAAGAAGAAAAGCAATACGCCATCTTGAAAAGGGGAGGGTGGTTATTTTTGCTGGAGGAACGGGCAATCCCTTTTTCTCCACAGATACGACGGCAGCTTTGCGGGCAGCGGAAATTGATGCGGAGGTTATTCTCCTTGCTAAAAGAGTTGATGGTGTTTATGATTCCGATCCTGAGAAAAATCCTGATGCAAAAAAGTTTTCCGATCTAGAGTATATCGATGTCTTAAATAAAGGATTAGGAGTAATGGATTCTACAGCTACTTCCCTTTGTATGGATAATAAAATACCTTTAATTGTTTTTGGAATTAATGAAGAAGGTAATATAAAAAAAGTTGTGATGGGTGATAAAATTGGGACATATGTAAAGGGGGAATCAAAATGA
- the tsf gene encoding translation elongation factor Ts: protein MITAAQVKELRERTGAGMMDCKKALVETKGDIEKAIEYLREKGLAAAAKKAGRITAEGIVDAYIHGGGRIGVLVEVNCETDFVARTEEFRQLVKDIAMQIAASNPKYITRDEVPEEVVNKEKEILRTQALNEGKPEHIVDKMVEGRLEKFFNEICLLEQPFIKDPDITVEDMIKEHIATIGENISVRRFARYEMGEGLEKR, encoded by the coding sequence ATGATTACAGCAGCGCAAGTAAAGGAATTAAGGGAACGAACCGGAGCAGGGATGATGGACTGCAAAAAAGCCCTTGTAGAAACTAAAGGAGACATAGAAAAAGCTATTGAATATCTTAGAGAGAAAGGTTTAGCTGCAGCTGCAAAAAAAGCGGGCAGAATAACGGCTGAGGGTATAGTTGATGCATATATTCATGGTGGGGGGCGAATTGGTGTCCTAGTTGAGGTTAATTGCGAAACAGACTTTGTTGCTAGAACCGAAGAGTTCCGGCAGCTTGTTAAAGATATTGCCATGCAAATTGCCGCTTCAAATCCCAAGTATATAACAAGAGATGAGGTGCCGGAAGAAGTTGTAAACAAAGAGAAAGAGATCCTTAGAACCCAAGCATTAAATGAAGGCAAACCCGAACATATTGTTGATAAGATGGTAGAAGGTCGACTTGAAAAATTTTTTAATGAAATATGCTTATTAGAGCAGCCCTTTATTAAAGACCCAGATATAACTGTTGAAGATATGATAAAGGAACATATTGCTACTATAGGGGAAAACATATCTGTAAGAAGATTTGCACGTTATGAAATGGGTGAGGGCTTGGAAAAGAGGTAA